The nucleotide sequence atattaagcttataagtattatttttaatattaataatatcatcattattaacattattatcaataatgataatcattaataattagtattatcagtgttattactactactactaccattattattattattattattattattattattattattattattattattattattattattattattattattattattactattattattaattactattattatcattaatataaaaattaatattattaattatattattattatcattaataattagtattatcagtgttattactactactattattattattattattattattattattattattattattattattattattattattaattactattattatcattaatataaaaattaatattattaattatattattagtattataaccatAACTAAAATTACTAAAATTGTGTAACTATGGTTATTATAAAGcaacttattattactaacattaaattctattattattaatatcattattaatatcattattaataactattattactacttgatattaatattatgaaatggtatgcatgccgtcaactttcgatgtaaatgaaagtttgtctttaaaaacgaatgcaatgtttgtaaaatgtatcatatagaggtcaagtacctcgcaatgaaatcaactattgtgaatcgtttataatgtatatgaacgggtcctttcaacacacACAAATACGTATTCTCTCTATTCTAGGGTtttattcatcttcatcatctaatCGATCTGTAAAGATTCAATAATCTTGAATCTGTTATTTCTGATTTCTTGTTTTCTGTTATTACAATTGTTCAACATAACTTGAACAATTGATCTGGTGTATTTGTTTGATACTGTGATTCATTGATTTGATAAAGTTGATTAAGTTGATTGTTGGTGATTTGGTGTTGTGTTTATATAAATTTACAGATGCCCCAAAAAGATCATACATTTTAGTTCATTTCCAACaaggattattattataaaaagtgtGAAATTGGGTAATAGTATCCAACTTATTAACGACCATTAGTCAATTTGGTCAACTGCTCAAATTTCGTTATACGATTGGTCCTCGgaataaaaaagaaagaaaaaaataataaatactaaataatagtaataataataattactattattattataataataaatcaatattataacataataatacaaattaatagaaaagtaaaaaaaaaggttttttaaaaaaagtaaaataaaaaaattatcaaAAGGATACTAAAATGACCATATTTATTATTTCAAGGACCAATCGTGTAATGAAATTTGACGAAATTTGAGCACTTAACGAAATTTGACTAACGGTCTTAATAAGTTggattatattaccctaatttcaCATTTTTTAATATTATAATCCTTTTGGGAATCaattaaaatatatgttccttttaggGTATCGAGGAAAATTATATTACATATTGATTGGTAATTTTCGACATTTATATTACCTTTTTAGATCATttgctttaatattttattttaccgTTGTAAATGATATCTAGTCGCAATGAGCGGTTATCCGCTGGTAGTTGATTCTATTTATAAGCTTTGTGACTAGCCATTTCATATGTTCCTTGGATCAAAGTTCCAAAAATAACGATCTTCACGATTCCCTCGTTATTTGACCGGCCAAAAGGCTTCCATCTATTTCTTTCTCACATGGATGGTCCTGCCTTTGATGACATGGACGCCACATCACACGATGCATATATTCGTTGTATTGACACATAGACTTTATTCGTGTGCTACATTTGCTAGGTTCACATGCACCATTAAACAAGTATCAATAACGTAAAGAATCTTATTTTGTCTTCCATATGGGAATAAGTTCCTCATAATGCAACACATTGCTAATTTCACTTTTTAATATGTCAACCGTTTTAATTAAGTCTTGTTTTAAAAACTGAAAATACATTGTTTCATAGTCAAGAACGTTATCTCTCCACCTTAATTTTCTTATTCAAATGTTTCAAATAAACTACTGCGCATaatttaatttaaattgttacacgAGTAACAGAAGTAGAAAATTTGTATGAGTTGATGTTCACAAAATTAAAGTAACGAGGTTGGGTCGGGCCCGTTTTGTTAGGCCAACCCGCAAGAGGGCCCGTTTACATAAACCTTCCTTACTTCTTACCTTCATCGTCCCCCTTTTCAATTACGAGGTCCCACCTTTTAGAACATATGTTAGATTAAAATTACAATGATACCCCCCGATCTATATGTTATCTAAGATATCCTGTTTGATCTCAAAATGATGAGTGTATAGATAATGGATGCCAAACTTCATACCCACAAAAGATTGACACATTCACCTTATTCGTCTAGACACACAACAATCTTTTTTACTATACATTTGTTATTGTGGTACCAATTTTGGGATCTCTAGAATATGTTATCACTGTCTTTATATATGAATATGCATCTTTATTTATGCTTTTCATCTCAATAATTCAATATTCATGACTCTACTAGCTTGTAGATTCATCGGCACGTGCACGCTGGCCCTTTGCGCGCATATTTCATCTATCTCTTTATTGATGTATACATGTAACCATGTAGGTATAATAAGACTTATCAATTACTCAAACAACTATTTATGGCTAGACAACTTAGCTTGAGTGCAATAAAGGAGTTCTTAGAGCACTAGGAGTCGTGGGTTTTTTTCACCGTTATGCCAATTTAATGTCGGGGACGGTGGTACCGTCGACTCTCCGACGGCGTTAAAACTCGCAAGTCACCTCCCACCGTTACCTGTGTAAcgctgttattttttttttcttcttttactccgtattatttttatttttcagttTTTTATAATTGATTTAACACTGAACGATTTCTCCTATTTTGGCATCAGTGTTAagcttaacactgagatttaataCTGAGCACACGACTCCTGGTGCTCTTAGGGACAATAAGACTTTAACTCTTCGAAGAACGTGAATAACTTGAAACTGACCGAGAGATACATTAAGGATTTAAATGTCGTTTTCACCGTAGATTGTCTAGGATCATTTAAGGATATTAAGATTTTAAACATTGATATTTAAGGTACACTTTGAGCATGCCCACAACAAAAAATTAGCAACTTGAATGTGATATTGTCTTTACAATGGATTCTTAAATGTGTAATTCCTTTCAAGGTTCCAAAGTGAATAGTTTCGTcacctttaataattcaaaaaaagTTGTGGTTTTGATATACGAATTTTGAGATTTTACAATGTTCTTCATTGGATTGGGACCTGTTTCCTTAATAATCGAAAATGTTGCTTGAAACCTACGATGTTGATAATGGTCCAAAAATGGTTCTTTATGAACCCAAGTTTATTGTGTTCAAATTCgttttttcttatttatttatatCTATAAGTTGTAAACGTGTATTTCGTAGCGGAAATACCAAAAGAACATTTATATATCAAAAGTTTTTGTAATGAGAATATCGTAGTTGAAATCCCATACGAGAATCTAAATCTTGTTTCTAACTTGTCAAGTTGAGATCGGCTACATATATGTATTTCATCTAAAATTGGAACAATGTAACAAACTAATAATAGAGTCGTTGACATAGTTAGATCCCTAATAATTTCAACAATGTTCTTAATAAATCCACTCATTCTATACACTAATAGATTGTACTGTACAAACACACACTGCATAAAATGAGTGAATTTAGTAAAAAGATTGTTGAAATTATCACTAACCATCAATATAGGTGTTGAGTGTGTGAGTTGGCATGTTAATGTTAAAGAGAGGGTTACGGTTTAAGTTGAGGAATAAACatgtgcaatatatatatatatatatatatatatatatatatatatatatatatatatatatattacgtattttttttgacaaaaaactgTTAGCCCATCTATATATCTGCACTCATTACATGTATTATATGGGCTTGGCCCTTTAGCCTTACTAGGGTTTATTAGCCTTTATATATTGTCTCTTAGTGTACTGTAATCAGGGAACAATTATGTACAATATTCACTAAATAACATGGTATCACGAGCCTCCCTTTTTCCCTCAACCCTAATTCCCATCGTCACTTTGTAATTTCTTTTCTCAACCTTAAAACTCCATCGTTACTTTGTAAATCACTTCCCAAATCTCCTTAACACATACAGATCACTCGATACTCATCACCATGACAAATACATACGACAAAATATACACCGTTAGATCAATCTCGCATATCATACCCGTCAAATTAGATCTAGCGAAACTTAATTATTCTCACTGGAAACGTCTTTTCACCACACACTGTGCCGGTTTTGAAGTCTCAAAATTTATCCTTGGCACTTCCACTGCCGCAGAACAAGCAACACCCGAATGGCTCAAGGCCGATGCGGTCGTTTCCACGTGGATCTACAATACAATATCTGAACCGCTTCTTGAACGTTTACTCAACTCTGAACCTGCATCATCTCATGTTGCGTGGACTTTTTTGGAAAACCTTTTCACAGACAACAAGCTTGCAAAAACAATGGAGTTAAACGCTGAATTACGTAACCTTGACATCGGAAATCAATCTGTCGAGGAGTACCTTCGAAAAGTGGATCGTATTGCAACTCATCTTCGAAACCTAGGCTCCAAGGTTGAAGATAATGATCTGGTTATGTATGCGGTAAACGGTTTGAATCACAAATATCCACATGTATcgctcatcatcattcatcaaaaacCATTCCCTGATTTTGAAACGGTTCGATCTATGTTATTGATGGAAGAGATGACGGTGAATCGCACACAAAAGACGACCGAAACTCCATTGAATTCATCTCACCTGACTGCCCTTGTTGCTCAGTCATCCACACCGCCACCACCTGCTCCGGTTACCGAGACCTGCCGCAATTTTTCTAAGGGCTATTGTCAGTTTGAAAATCGTTGCCGATACCTCCATCATGGTCCTTCAAAAAAGAGTAATTCTGGGAATAATTTTGGTACAGACAGTAGACGTGCAAATGGTTTAAACCAGGCCCAGTTACTACAATTAAttgcagcccaacaacaacaattggCGGCCCAATCCGTTGGTAATTTTTGGGCTCCACAGGTTCCTGTTTATTCATATGGGCCTGGGCCTGCTTCTCGTCCAATATCTCAGGCTGGAATTTTGTCGAGCCCACATGGTTTTAACAGGCCTGTCAATTCTCTTTATGGGCCAAACCAACTCGGTCTTACTACTGGGCCACAAGCTTACTTATCTGGACAGCCCACTAGTCATGCGTCTACACATCAGCCCAACACATATGGATCATTTACGGTTGACCCACGCACTCAAACTCAGGAAACTATCTTGCCCAATGCATTCAGTGCAATGACTCTTCAGGACTACGGGGCTGCCGGATGGCATATGGATACTGGTGCGTCATCGCATCTTACCTCCTGTATTAACAATCTTAGTACTAtttttaataattgcaaatatCCATCAGTCGCTGTTGGTAACGGGAacatgatgttttagcagagtagtatataaaatagcttatatttttacacgaaatactattaaatacgatacaattttacacaagatatttatttatttagagaatggatatacttaaaccttgctacaacacttataggcagtgtacctaatcgtacagtagtgtagtttttagtaagtccggttcgttccacagggaatctttttaaacaaagcttaacgctatattagtttacttttataaaaatacaaatatatatataagtaatattaatattataaaggggggttttaccgtttaatgaccggtttgtcgattttaaaactttagtcgcagttaaaaccaaatgtaaaataataaataaatacaagacttaatctaaagcgtaaagtaaataacgataatgaaattgcgaataataaaagtgcgataaaataaacttgcgataattaaaaagtacgataattaaaagtgcaattaaatacaataacaataaataaaaatgcgataattagaagtgcaattaaatataaaataaaggaaattaaatatgaaataaaagaattatgcttatttaaacttccgtaatcatgatgtttgacgtgttgattttaattttatgcccatgggttaattgtcctttgtcctggattatttaatatgtccatacggatttgtccataatagtccatcagtcataaatataaagagtgaaagccttcgtcaaattattcttattcccgaagtcaaatattctaactaattggggattcgaattgtaacaaggttttaatactttgtttaatgaatacaccaggttatcgactgcgtgtaaaccaaggttttactactttgttaacaattacaccaattacccttgaatgtaattcacccctgtttcaacaagcctattaactattaatccagttctgtatccggtaaaatgaataattattggtatttatagatatcccgcccaccgtacccagtcaagcgtatgtggttatatataaatacgtcgaattataagtttgtatattaaattaacaaggtattgtttaattaatataaaacccattaataacccatagtctaatttccacaagtgtcgttcttttatccaaactccaattatggtacaaagcccaattacccaattttagtaattagcccaacatcatgattacttcgttttaaataagcataataataacttagctacgagacattaatgtaaaaaggttgaacataacttacaatgattaaaaatagcgtagcgttacacggacagaatttcgacttacacccttacaacattcgctaacatacccttattattaggattaaaattaaaattacaattaaaattaaaatataaatatatatatttacgtatatattgagagagatagatattagatgatcaaaaatgatcagaattcggttggctttatagggagtttcagagtttggggctccgcgactcgcggccatttttgtcttcaaactccgcgagtcgcggagtttgcttttacagctcacacaagtttggctctttgtttaccgacggttttaaatatttatataatatataaataattataagaattatttaaatattatattatatttatgtgcatagttgacttgtaatttttagtccgttgcgtcgagcgttgagagttgactctggtcccggttccggattttcgaacgtccttgcgtacaattttatattttgt is from Rutidosis leptorrhynchoides isolate AG116_Rl617_1_P2 chromosome 10, CSIRO_AGI_Rlap_v1, whole genome shotgun sequence and encodes:
- the LOC139871435 gene encoding uncharacterized protein; the encoded protein is MTNTYDKIYTVRSISHIIPVKLDLAKLNYSHWKRLFTTHCAGFEVSKFILGTSTAAEQATPEWLKADAVVSTWIYNTISEPLLERLLNSEPASSHVAWTFLENLFTDNKLAKTMELNAELRNLDIGNQSVEEYLRKVDRIATHLRNLGSKVEDNDLVMYAVNGLNHKYPHVSLIIIHQKPFPDFETVRSMLLMEEMTVNRTQKTTETPLNSSHLTALVAQSSTPPPPAPVTETCRNFSKGYCQFENRCRYLHHGPSKKSNSGNNFGTDSRRANGLNQAQLLQLIAAQQQQLAAQSVGNFWAPQVPVYSYGPGPASRPISQAGILSSPHGFNRPVNSLYGPNQLGLTTGPQAYLSGQPTSHASTHQPNTYGSFTVDPRTQTQETILPNAFSAMTLQDYGAAGWHMDTGASSHLTSCINNLSTIFNNCKYPSVAVGNGNMMF